Below is a genomic region from Neisseria arctica.
AATGCATCAGCGATACTTTGGATAAAATCTTCTTGTTTGATGACGGTCATGTTTGGCTCCTTTGGGTCATGATTGCGGCACGTTCAGACGGCCTTTATTGCTATAAACAGGGTGTCTGATATTACAACATGTTATTGGAAAGGTGTAGACAAAAGAAATAGTTTTTCCCGATTGGCCTGATGCAGCATAGATAAACTTGTCAAAAGTTTGATTTCGGCACGGCTGGCATTACAATAAACCATTCTTTTTTGCATGATTGTTTAGATATTATGAAAATCCTGATTCTCGGCAGCGGCCAAGTCGGCTCGACTATCGCTCAGAATTTGTCGGCGATGCCGGATAACGATGTCACCATTATTGATATCGACGAAACCGCATTGCATACCCTAGGCAGCCGCTTGGATGTCCAAACCATGTTGGGTAATGCCGCTTCACCCAAAGTACTGGAACAAGCCGGAGCTGCCGATACTGACTTACTATTGGCCGTAACCCGCAGCGACGAAACCAACTTAGTCGCCTGCAAAATCGCCGCAGATTTGTTTAATATTCCAAACCGCATCGCCCGCGTGCGCTCCAGCGAATATTTGGAATACCGCCCGGATAACGAAGAAATAGAAAACAGCTTATCGCTGTTTGAAGTGACCGACTCCATCAGCCCAGAGCAATTAGTAACCGAGAGGCTTGCATCATTATTGAGCTACACCAGCACCTTACAAGTACTGAAGTTTGCCGAAGATAAAGCCAAGATGGTTATCGTACAAGCTCATAAAGGCGGCCTGCTGGTCAATAAGGAAATCGCCCAAATCAACAGCCACCTGCCCGACGGCGTGGATTGCCAGATTTGCGCCATCTACCGCAACAACCAATTAATCGTCCCTTCCGCCCGCACTGTGATTATCGAAGGAGACGAAGTTTGCTTCGTAGCCGCATCGTCAGACGTCAAAGCAATTATGCGCGAACTCAGGCCACTGGAACAAAGCACCCGCCGCGTGATGATTGCTGGCGGCGGCAATATCGGCTTCCGCTTG
It encodes:
- the trkA gene encoding Trk system potassium transporter TrkA, which produces MKILILGSGQVGSTIAQNLSAMPDNDVTIIDIDETALHTLGSRLDVQTMLGNAASPKVLEQAGAADTDLLLAVTRSDETNLVACKIAADLFNIPNRIARVRSSEYLEYRPDNEEIENSLSLFEVTDSISPEQLVTERLASLLSYTSTLQVLKFAEDKAKMVIVQAHKGGLLVNKEIAQINSHLPDGVDCQICAIYRNNQLIVPSARTVIIEGDEVCFVAASSDVKAIMRELRPLEQSTRRVMIAGGGNIGFRLAKQLESKLDIKIIEYNHSRALWLAENLDQTLVLHGSATDESLLTEEYIDEVDIFCAVTNDDENNIMSGLLAKNFGAKRVIAIVNRSSYVDLLEGNKIDIVVSPHLVTIGSILAHIRRGDVVAVHPLRRGTAEAIEVVVHGDEKTSALVGRRVSEVKWPQGCHFAALVREDQVIMGHKEDAVMAEGDHLIFFVSRRRVLRELEKLIQVKMGFFG